Sequence from the Sander lucioperca isolate FBNREF2018 chromosome 16, SLUC_FBN_1.2, whole genome shotgun sequence genome:
ccattgagaacgagctagcacactagcatgctaaccgTTAGCCCCCCTAGCCCCCTcatctcggctagtgacgtagaaagccgtgcagattttgaccagctcacccagagactgaaggcaggacacattcagaaactgtatctcactctaaacagcatggagggttgttttcaaagtttgtatgtgtgtggaagcaccagagacacaaaatgacaccataaatcccagaaaaagtgattttttcataatatgggcacttaaCAGAAacgtttacattttatttgtattaattTCATTTAGCTGCCTAGAATAAAAGGCTTGTCTCAATCCCAAACCATATAAACGAGCTGGTAAATAATTGAAGTTGTGAAACGAGCAGAATACATGTTGTTCATTGCACTAGGGTTGTTCTGTAGTAGGACGATGAATATCTCCAATCAGCGATGGAGTAGGCTACTCGAGTCCTGcactcggactcgagtccaaCTCCATTCGCAattctctggactcgtgactcGACCCGGATTCTTCTTTGGGGACCCGGacttggactcggactcgacagtTGGTGACTTGACTGCAACACTGTCTCCAATAACTGACATTTTTATTCTACCAGTAGTTTGTACTTTCAACTCGTTATTTTAATTTGCAGTATTTTACAAGGTCCAATTAGTAGCTTTTCTGGAGCTTTCGATCATGTCACACAATCTTCCTCAACAtagatgttcacatttttgtgAGCACTTTAAGGCTTAGAAATCACTATTTTTGACCCTTATTGCTTATCTACGTAAACGCTGATGAGATCTACTTCttaggtattgaatgacaagacATTTATCATTATTATGGAGACAATTCAGTCAGGTCAATGCCTGAAATTATCGAAGTTTGGTATCCAGGCCTAGAGGTGAGTGAATTTTGCAAAACGACGCAAAGGTTGGGTAGAGCTGTTTATTTACCGGTATGGAGTGACATCACTAATGTCAATCgcaaatacatttaaaagacTTCAGATTAGAGCCTTTGCATATCACACACTATATGATTTTACAGTCAACACCAAGTGACCCAGACTGGAACCTGGTCCCAtcagcaggggcgattccagaAGTGATTCCCCCCGACATTTTATCAGAATaaagcatagaaaatctgccgACTGTATTGTTCTTAGGGTTATATATTGTCTAGTTTGGATGGGTTATTATTTGGTCTGACAGATGAAACATGGACAGTAGGTGATAGctggaaaagacaaaaagattgtacatgtgtacatgtatgcatgtatgtgtatgtatacatatagcATAAGTGAAGAATGAAATTGTTTGTATACAAGTACAAAAGAGGGTAGGaccagaagtttttttttttaaacttcttcctactcctttttgaacatgggaatccttatttgaatcatttacaatattttttttacatcagtttgctgagtattttgttcaaaataaactaaactataatAAGTTTCCAGACATACCTACCTGCAGAAGCTGCCAACAGTAGCCTGTAACGCTGTGCATTGCGGGCCGTGTTCTAAAGCATTTCCAAGGCTTGATTGATAACCATCTGCTACACCTAGAACTCGACGATTGATCATTTTCAAATCGAATCAAATTTGAAAGAAGGCGATGAGCTAATCGTGAAGACTGCGATTAAtcaaatgtgcaatatttagttgaatgtttggttcAACATTcgttattcctctttttattattatatctaCTGTTATTTCATATGATAAATGCTagaatgttacatatcacagattcaaTGGTCCATGCTtactaaaagaaaaacaggtaTTGCTGGCAATTCATATCCATATTCTCATCCCtgcataagaatatagagcagttttgatAGTGTCTCATGTTATAACGCTCCATGAcgttttatctgttacacagtgactattgaactttagctaaacatttacaaaaataatCGCAAATCAAATCGTAAttgcaatatctggcagaaaaatcgcaaatcccattttttcccccaaatggTTGAGCCCTAGCTACACCCCAGAGGAAAGTGGCTTTTTAATGGACAAAGATGGAAGGATGTGGTTTAGCTCTGTGAGTATGTCTGTACAAAGCCGAGTGTGTGTCTGCTACAGTAGCTGTCAACATGTTCAAAGAGCTCGTAGTGATGCTCACAGACTCTCCCTtcactgacgcacacacactaaaacGTGGACAAAACAaccaatagttttttttttattgccattGTGCATGAACTTTGACACTGCAGGTTACACAAGAAGTATCATGGAGTGAGTTGGTGAACACTCTGACCTGCCAGTGATGTGCTCTGGTCACTCTCAGTGCTGGTTTTGTATCAGTTGATGGCTTTAACAACAAACTACTTGCTGATCCAGCCCCCATGCTCAAAACCAAAGGAATGCAAGATGAGACGCTTTTTGTGTCAAAGAACGGAcaacacagttttttttgttttttttcctgttattGCACACATCTAGTTTACCAATGCCGAGTATAGGTGGGACATTGGGAAAGCCATAGCTCTTGGTAAGGTGCTGACATGTCTTAAGAAAACCACAACATTGCATTGAGCCTCTTTAAAAGCcacatatatacaaaatatgaaaggAGCGCCAATGCAGGGATTCCTCAAGCGCACCAGATATCAAAATAAATGTGGGTTATGTTTTTCACTCTTGCAAATGAAAGTTGTGGATCATTTACACTTGGGCATAGTGATGCTTGTTCAACAGCCTAGAGAGGATACATGAGATGTTCAGGTTGTGTTGGTTGGTGGGAGCATCAGGGTGCCTACAACAACACAgtaataacagacagacagacagtgagagggaggcaggccagtgtGATCCTTTTATCTGTGCATCAAACACATGAAGGCGCGACCGTATCTGCAAACCAAACATCTCTCGGTGCATTAGCTAGTCTCTCACAGCGATTCAAAGGCTGAGAGATATTTTAGGAATGAATCATCGTGAGTCTATTTATGTCTTGGCTGCTAAAATCACATGGAATGCATTTAATGGAATAGAAATTATCTGGATTATCAGAACAGTCTAAGTTTGGATATGCAGATTGGAGTTAAAAGAGTTGTGCAAACATTCATCATGTATGGCTATAGTTCATTTTAAGCTTGTGCAAATCCAGTGGCTGCATGTACGGTTGCCTAGGACTGGGTATCCAACCTCAATACTTCCCTGGTACTGACAGAAAAGTGCTGCCAGGTCTGTAGCACTAATTATGCAAAACTGTACTAATGTTGAATTCCTACTCAGATTTGTAATGttcttttcttattcttttatcAGGCAGTGTCTgctttttaaagctgcattaattgatcttttggccacttgggggcagcagaacaagctgaaaacacaacattaacatatTATTTACCTTATTAACTAGTACatacataaaaccaaaacaatgagctaaaagaggcTAAAAAAGCTCAATGGAACGGAGAACTGCAAATTCACTGTGGCCCCTTTCACATTGCACATTTaagatataaaaatattgaatattgcAGCTTTAAATCATTATTTTTGAAATTGTATTTCAATTTAGATAAGGGTTAAGCTGTATTTTATTTAGGCAAAGTTATTGTGCTAAGTGCAGTAACTGTGTTTAGACAATTTTAAACATTTGAGAACTGCAGCTTGTTTTGTCAAATGAAATCAAATGGGGAGTAGAAGCACAGCAGGCTGTATGTGTGTTACCTGCCCGGTCTTTAGTAAACCGGCTATTGTTGTTCTCTTTGCTAACCCAACATGTTAGGCTAAGGTGTAATTTattgggggatggggggggataaaaacccccccaataatcaaaactgggctGTTCTCGCttgtttcaacatttttggttgCTTTAGtctgtttttgtcacctttttcaataCATGCTGACATGTCGCAGGACCTCCCTAGATaggtggagatctcaacccccccaaggttgaacccaaagttacgcccttacCATTAGGGCTGAATGGGCGATGGTAGAGATCTTTCAAACTGGAAATGTCCTGCTCTGTACTTATCTTGGTCCAAATTCTTCAAGGGATtctcagcaaaaaaacaaatattggcCAATATATTGCTTTTTAAACTCACACAAATTGATATCAGCCTCAGAAATTCCAGTATCGCTCTGGCTCTAGAGACTTGATTTAGTCAGGTTAAGTTGCACAAGAAAACGGCATCTTTGGCTAAGAGAACTGAGGTTTAACTCATCAAATAAGATAAGATTTCAATCTCAGAAAAATGTTTCTACAACTATACCTCCAATCTGCACCTCTAAGGAACCAAATGCTTCAGTTTGATTGTATTTCAATGTTGACGGTGCTGCGGACGTGTCCACCTTTGGTCCCCCGTCAACAGGCTCAGGAGAGCCAATCACCACTGTCTGCAGGCTTAAATATCAGACTGTACATCATCCAAGTCTCTGTCCAGCACGATtctatcaacacacacacacacacacacacgcacacacgcgcacacgcgcacacgcataCGCATACACAGCCATTAATGCCCTcagtcacagtgtgtgtggtcGGTAGAATACCCCACCACCAGTCAGAGAGGCCAACCATGAGGGGGTGTCCTCTACTTCAACCCTTTACCCTCCGCAGTCAGCTATGGGAATGAGAAAACCAGGAGGAAATGACAGTGAATCTGTTCTGCAGATATTTGTATGGACATACATTCCAAATTACCTGAGTATAGACTCTGATTGTGAAATACCTGAAGCGAGGCCAGATGCAGACACTGTGCAACCAATTTGAGGccattttgtcttcttttttttcttttctctttgccCAAATGATTTTTctctttgcatttgttttttagaCAGGGTTTAACAATGTGACCTGGATAGTGTAAACAGAATCCTGAATAGTACAGCTGTTTTCCCTGTCACATACATAACACAGCAATACACAGTTTAAAACaagcatttttctttcttttcatagagatatatgtgtatatatatatgtttagaGAGCTTATTCATACTGTGAATGTTGAAACTGAACACAACACATAATTTAATCAGAAATATACTACCAGTTTAAAATGCATGCCCCTCCCCCCATCCATCGCGCTCCGTATCTTCCCTTCGATGCCTGCATATGATAACCTGTAACCATCGTGTCTTTCCCTGCCAGCACCAGCTCAGACATTACGCAGGACAGAACATTAAGGTGGTGAGTCTTTGTGGTGGGCGGCAGCGGTTATTCGGGACATTGTTGCTACGTCATGCAGAGATAGAAGGGGGGGGTGGAAGGGGTCAGCACAGAGAGACGGAGGCTCCCCCTggcagagcagagggaggtgttGGTGGGACAGTCAGTGGTGATGGTTGGCGGTCGCAAGTGTGGATCCCCGGAGTCAGAGGCCAGCTCTGCTCAGGTCTAGCTGATGGCCGGGCTGTCTGTCTGGGGCTCTGCAGTCTCTGAGGGCCAGCCGGGCGGCTCCGGGGGGTCGTCTGTGCTGGTGCTCGCCGAGACCTGAGTGGAGGCCCCGTAGAGCGACGTGGCCCCCTGGGCATCCGAGCCAGAGGCCGCCTCCGCGTTGTCCTCGTCCTCCTCGGGCTCTGAGGCCGGGATGAGGTGCAGGGAGCCGGGGAGTTTGACGGGGCAGAACGCCGAGCCCGTCGGGATGAAGTTGACTTTGTTTTTGTCGGGGCAGGAGAAGAGGGGGACCGACGCCGATGTGGACTGCCTTGAGCTGCAGAGAAACGTCATGCAGTGTCAGTGAGGGGCACACATTCCTAAAGGCAGCAGAGAGGTAGTATCAAACACTCATACCTCATCTCCTCGAAAGCTTTAATCTTCTCACAGCCCTCTGGCGGCTCTCGCTTGAACATGTAGCTGTTGTTGGGTTTGGGCGAGGAGGCAAACTTGGGCAGCGGCGAGCTGCTTCCACTGTCTGTGAACACAGAGATACAGGGCAATCAACACCGGCAGTTATTCTATCACTTCTGGAGCATTCTTTATGTCCACCACTCGGCAATATCATGAAGTAGATGTGCCTGGGGTTACACGATTTTGATTGAAAATCGATCAAAATGAGCTTCCGATTTACTTGCGCTTGTccgaagaaaaacaacaacacacagcacagcttACCAGCTAATAGCATGCAGCCAAAGTCACAGGGTATCGTTAGCTTACCGGAAGCCTGCAGCTTAACTATTCCAGATACCATGGATGCTGCCAGAGTCTAAACTAAAGTGGCTAACAGAGCTAACACTGGTGAACAACCCTAGGATTAGCGAGAAAGTCACTAAAAGGAGATGGCTGCGAGTGCTTAATTGAACTAGTGTAAGCTTAGGTTTAAATGTAAAGTGGATAATTAGCCGACAAAAATAACCGAAGCAAGCCGCTTTCAACACAGAAGCGTGTCAGCACGTCAGCCAATCAGGAGGCAGGACAACTGAGCCGGTGTAGCTGGTTTCATTGATTAAAGTGAAAAGCCGCTCCGCATATCCATGATATGTTATGTCCAATTACGTGTTCAATGTAACCAGACTGACGATCAGATCCCCTATCGGCGATCTCTAGTAACCACGATTGGATGATTTGAAAATATTAGAGATCACCCAAGCCTACTGCGACGGGACTCCATGGTGCATTCGCGTGCACCGTGTTAACTTAATGGTGCAATCAATTGCAGTTTGTTAATTTTGAGAAAGTCAAACGGTTgcaaagtacccttctgccatctaatGGTTCTTATTGTTGTTATGGGTTGGTGTGTTgtatcttattttggtagtctgcttctgttctgtattttgctcagtttcctgttttattttgatagtttggttttctgtcttgtctagtcTGTTTTACtttatgtcttgtgttttcccgccttttttgattgttctgcccagccctaatgtgttccacctgtttcccagccttgtgtcacctgtcttgtgtttcctcgttaccctgtgtatttagtctttgtctccCCCCTGTCTGctgtcagatcattgtgtgtgtttgtgttggttgctgtcgtgtttctctgtgtcaatTTTCTGTGCTTCTTATATTTTCCGATTTTTgtattttcctttgttttttgattcctttttttctacgttctggattttgttttttgccTGCTGCAGTCTCAGGACTCCCTTGGTTCATTTTTGTATTGTGGTCTAATAAATCCTCAACTCCAACTTCCttgtgcctgcctgcctgctctctgcaatTGGGTCCAATTATTCCCTGCAACATAACAATTGTGGCACTGGCATCCCTGTTGTGATGTTTAAATCAAAAATTGAACGGAATCGTGGATTTGGATAATTGTAACACCCCTAGCAACAACCCACACTTGATTTGTTGTTGAGTAATTGTTGTGGACAAACAAATTCCATGaagagaccaaaaccaacaatgtgttagtccaTCTGTCAATGCTTTGACTTTCCTAACCTGTCTGTGGTACTCAGCACTAAGGCCATTGGTTTCTACTCAGGacatacataggcctacatcttAAACAGGACGAGGTCAAAGCCCAGTATATGGCTGGACCATGTATGGTCAACGTGtgtcacagaggaagaagatgcACCAGgctttgatacacacacaatacttgtcAGTAGGAtacattcattgttggtttggtCTGCATATGGGATTTGTTGGCAAGGAGAAACATATACAATATGACCAAGCTTATCTTTCAAATATTGATATTCTGTGCACATTAGCTACAATAATATGTCACAGCTAATAAAACCGCTGTGACAAGAGGAGCCAAATTGACAACAGATTACTCAACACACTGTACTGTGTCACTCAAAGTGCTCATCACAGTGTGAGCACTCATTATAAGAAGTCCATCTTTTAAGCAGCAAAAGTAACATACTAGCTCAACTTAGCCTGCCTTCAGCCCTgtagcagaaaaaaaatgtatttgaaatgtAGCTAATAATGCCTCAGCTGCTTATAGAATATAGGCTATATGAGTAAAAATATCAAACTAAGGCAGTGAATATAATACCGCTACataacactgctgtgggatatAACATGGAAAGACTATATATTCAGTCTACACTTGATTTAAGTTAATGCATCCCTTTctaaaaatgctttttttcagGGATCCACCAGAAACATGGTTATAACTGGACTGGTCTCACAACATGAACCCAGTGACCCATTTACTTGCCCATCATGTcaatgagtatttttacatgcacactaatattccccCATTATTCCTAATATGACAGTATTCCGAATTTGATTCAGGTCATGCAAACAGCCCATTCAGTTTGGGTAttctgaataaggcctttttccaaatttagcattttttaaaattattattattttctgaatAGGACATGTGGGATATTACggtattatttgggttttaaaagcattttttggacatttatacagcgcattcaaaatatgcgtctcaatcagggtttctTACTGCAGTTTGCGACAGCTTacagcctcttgcctgtttacggcttacggtcagctctatgcgttgctatggttgttgtacacaaaccaaccaaccaacagtTCCtctcattagccatgtaaacagcttagtctgAATATTgactttttcggaataagggctaAAATGATGTTCTGTACCTTTATCCCGGTCGTACAGTAGATCCTCTGTGGAGTAAGGACTGCCGTCGTGTGATCCTGGTGGGCAGGCCGGCGAGGGGCAGGGCGACAGGCTGGAGCAGCTGCTGGACCGGCCGGGGGCTGAGGGAGTCTGGGTGTCCACGCTGCGggtgctgctgctgcgctgCTGGGGAGGGAAGGGGGCCCGCCGCCCATCGGGAACCTCCAGGGACTGCAGAGTCCGACAGGAGAGACAGCACGGAACAAGAACAGGATTCATGATTGCAATGTCAAAGCCAAACCCCCCCCATTTGTGAGACTACTGCACGCTAGGGCTGGgacaatatgcttttgtccTGATTCAATTCTTTCACGATCCGATTCGATTTATATtgcgatagtattgagtattgcgattttcttttccttctttaacaaaaacaaaagttgaataatacacttctagagacaatatatcatgaaaCGTTCTTAATaactatttatttcatttgtaaagaagtacataacatggattttcagctttcgctctgttttgctggaaacggatatgatgtagtcgctgtCGGCGGTACCgtagaaacagaaaatatttagtgaATTATTAGTAAAAGAAAATCGATTCCAGGGAAAataatcaatttaaaaaattgtcgcaaaaaaaaaatatctgaatTCTGTGTCAGAGTAACACACAGGTTTACTGATACTCTGGGTTAACAAACGTATGAACTGAAATGAAGCGGAGCCCCACCTTGAgctcctccttctctccgttGTCTTTGATGAAGACCTTCTCCAGCTCGTGGTTGATGCCCTCCATGCTGCTGGGCACCCTGGAGATGGAAGGCTTTGGCACTGTGATGTTGGACAGCGGCATCTGGGCGGACTTCGACATGGAAAACTgctgcagaacacacacagatacagggTGTTTGATTAGGAAAAAGTGTGTCCTCCTTTCCACCTGGCCAAGGCTTTTGGTATATGAACTGTTGCCAATTCTGATACAATGTGAGGTGTTGTATTTATAGCAGTGAATACACTGTAGAATGTATGTATGAGTAAGGGGCTGGAATAAAGCAAATGAGGACGGATTCAAACATCTCCACCTGAATCTCGTCCTAATTTTTAAAGAATGGCTTCATACGTCACATAATTCTCATGTTGTGTTAAGACCATGGAATGCACCCATTCCATGCAATACACTGGATACTAATACTagagtctcacattgccagaccttcctccacagcgctgcggaggagggtctggctagtcctcacagcattcctggatgggagaaaaatctgctctggtttattgccatttctttaaaccaatcacaatcgtcttgggtggtgctaagcgccggacggagccacggtgcctctgctaaatagtctc
This genomic interval carries:
- the glcci1a gene encoding glucocorticoid induced 1a isoform X1; protein product: MSASPASSSQQRVKHSGSPTASSSCSSNTTAVRLQPIRATVPYLLRGNQHSPTRSASCCFSVAGSNAGPTTSRCYSPPNPGGSGSDSRLVPRQRLSPSDSRSSPERSPYSPVSTVERTKSHQVQSLGAIWRTPSQGTITGPYLTGQWPRDTHVHYPSCMKDKSTQTPGCWSEETREKRSTHQRSASWGSTDQLKEIAKLRHQLHRSKQGGRHSKDKERLSPLQCNTITYTALTSTTNHTSTASHVQQFSMSKSAQMPLSNITVPKPSISRVPSSMEGINHELEKVFIKDNGEKEELKSLEVPDGRRAPFPPQQRSSSTRSVDTQTPSAPGRSSSCSSLSPCPSPACPPGSHDGSPYSTEDLLYDRDKDSGSSSPLPKFASSPKPNNSYMFKREPPEGCEKIKAFEEMSSRQSTSASVPLFSCPDKNKVNFIPTGSAFCPVKLPGSLHLIPASEPEEDEDNAEAASGSDAQGATSLYGASTQVSASTSTDDPPEPPGWPSETAEPQTDSPAIS
- the glcci1a gene encoding glucocorticoid induced 1a isoform X2, translated to MSASPASSSQQRVKHSGSPTASSSCSSNTTAVRLQPIRATVPYLLRGNQHSPTRSASCCFSVAGSNAGPTTSRCYSPPNPGGSGSDSRLVPRQRLSPSDSRSSPERSPYSPVSTVERTKSHQVQSLGAIWRTPSQGTITGPYLTGQWPRDTHVHYPSCMKDKSTQTPGCWSEETREKRSTHQRSASWGSTDQLKEIAKLRHQLHRSKQGGRHSKDKERLSPLQCNTITYTALTSTTNHTSTASHVQFSMSKSAQMPLSNITVPKPSISRVPSSMEGINHELEKVFIKDNGEKEELKSLEVPDGRRAPFPPQQRSSSTRSVDTQTPSAPGRSSSCSSLSPCPSPACPPGSHDGSPYSTEDLLYDRDKDSGSSSPLPKFASSPKPNNSYMFKREPPEGCEKIKAFEEMSSRQSTSASVPLFSCPDKNKVNFIPTGSAFCPVKLPGSLHLIPASEPEEDEDNAEAASGSDAQGATSLYGASTQVSASTSTDDPPEPPGWPSETAEPQTDSPAIS
- the glcci1a gene encoding glucocorticoid induced 1a isoform X3 — encoded protein: MSASPASSSQQRVKHSGSPTASSSCSSNTTAVRLQPIRATVPYLLRGNQHSPTRSASCCFSVAGSNAGPTTSRCYSPPNPGGSGSDSRLVPRQRLSPSDSRSSPERSPYSPVSTVERTKSHQVQSLGAIWRTPSQGTITGPYLTGQWPRDTHVHYPSCMKDKSTQIAKLRHQLHRSKQGGRHSKDKERLSPLQCNTITYTALTSTTNHTSTASHVQQFSMSKSAQMPLSNITVPKPSISRVPSSMEGINHELEKVFIKDNGEKEELKSLEVPDGRRAPFPPQQRSSSTRSVDTQTPSAPGRSSSCSSLSPCPSPACPPGSHDGSPYSTEDLLYDRDKDSGSSSPLPKFASSPKPNNSYMFKREPPEGCEKIKAFEEMSSRQSTSASVPLFSCPDKNKVNFIPTGSAFCPVKLPGSLHLIPASEPEEDEDNAEAASGSDAQGATSLYGASTQVSASTSTDDPPEPPGWPSETAEPQTDSPAIS